In the Oryzias latipes chromosome 23, ASM223467v1 genome, one interval contains:
- the ucma gene encoding unique cartilage matrix-associated protein, with protein sequence MSWTRVLVLPLVSILLILTLTSAVRSATVRDDAKPADAKDAARRVFVAGSEASNFFKRRSRRSPKYYAELVAEQGMKRAASERRREFNEEQRNEYETYAEEDRDEINERSREMNEQLREYHYDGLYPRFHWFH encoded by the exons ATGTCTTGGACTCGAGTTCTGGTGCTGCCTCTGGTCtccatcctcctcatcctcacct TGACCAGCGCGGTGAGGAGCGCAACTGTCCGGGACGACGCCAAACCGGCCGATGCAAAAG aCGCAGCACGACGGGTGTTCGTGGCCGGGTCCGAGGCCTCAAACTTCTTCAAACGACGCAGCCGTCGGTCACCTAAGTACTACGCAGAGCTCGTCG CGGAACAAGGGATGAAGCGGGCCGCCAGCGAGCGAAGGAGGGAGTTCAACGAGGAGCAGAGGAACGAGTATGAGACGTACGCCGAGGAGGACCGTGATG agATAAACGAGAGATCGAGGGAGATGAACGAGCAGCTGCGGGAATATCACTACGACGGCCTCTACCCTCGTTTCCACTGGTtccactga